From Triticum aestivum cultivar Chinese Spring chromosome 7B, IWGSC CS RefSeq v2.1, whole genome shotgun sequence:
gcgaggcctattggtcctggttcgtcccactaaccgggaccaaaggggccagacgaaccgggaccaatgcccccacgaggcccggcaggccccctggcctcacgaaccgggaccaatgcccccatgggtcccggttcatgactgaaccgggactaatgggcttatctggcccgaacaaaagccatgttttctactagtgcaaggtGCTAGCATGATACaatgacaatgcctacaagatcgacatcccgcGTGCCAAGTACAATGTaagtgacatcttcaacgtcaaggacttgTCCCCAtaccatgatgatgaagatcacgATCTGAGGACGGATCTCAAGGGGGAGAGGAGATGATGTGAAGCATCCTTCGATCATCCCCATAGACTCTACACCAACACACCAAGCaccacgtggacctatgacaagagcttgAGCACGTGTCATCGAAACCGAGGTGAACCCACTCCTATTCGAGATCGATATGGATATGAATGGAACTGGGATGCTACCTCACCAAAACATGCTATGTGTCATTAGGTACGAAGACGAACGCCACCAAGCAGCTAAGGAACACCCCAAAGGAGTAGGAGAAGCAACCAGAGGTCACGAGGAAGAAGGAGGAACCCAACAAGAGCAAGTCagcacctcccaggcgaccccgtgcccacgggccccaagaccccgtgcgcacgggcctcccaggaggCTTCTATAACCGAGATGCACACCCCCATGCGCACGACCTCcagaccccatgcacacgggcctcGGTCGTtgtagcaccccgtgcgcacgggcccattAAGTTTCCAACTGAGGCCATTTGTCTGGGCCTCCACTTCGCCCCCTACTCCACCtacctatatattccgtacctaggccATTTGATTACGGTTAGCAAAGTATATTTGAGATactgagagagctttgctcatctaccacctcttggagatcaagacctcctaggagaagatcccaatggatatcaagacctccttttggagaagaccaccatcaagacctcacctccttaggagtgggaagaactttaccttTGTGCTTGTTTCCTTGGATTGTTCTTGTATCTTGTGGATCTATGTGTGtgttattctagtggatgtgtaattgggtttTTGTTTGAGTGAATTCCTCTTTGTGTTGTTGGAGTTCAttctttcccccctccaagtgtgaaaagatctccacttagggttccaccctacaacaataTGTCATCAGCAAGATAGTATCTCATGTTGTATTGACGCCCATTGATTTCGAAATTCACCGGTGGTGCCTCTCCAATAGAAATCCTTGCCAACTGATGAGACATTTGCAAAACATTCATGTCATTGTTACACCCTAACAATCCAAAATAGGACAGCCAAATCCAAAGGTCATTTGATGCCACAACTTCTCGAATTATGGTTGCGTCTTTATCTTTCCATTTGAATTGTTCACTTAATGTTGTAGGACAATTCTTTTACTTCCaacaatgcatgcaatcaattctTTCAAGCATAACAGGAAAGCCCTTTGATGCACCCATATGAAGTCTTGCAGTATCCTCTTTATTAGGAGATAAGAGATATTCTTCTCTGAAAATGGTAGACTCCACAAAATCTTCCAAACTCGTAATGCAAGTGCTCTGTGCCATTCACCACTGTTGAAACCTTCTTCAGAGTATTGTAACCTTGTTGACTAGTTGTGTTACTTCTTTGCACAAAGTAGGAGCAATGATCTTTGAAGGCATGAGCAATGCGGAAGAACGAACCCATTGACATTCAGAACCTTCTCCTAAAAGTTTTAAAACCGTATACCGGTTTCTCTCCAAAATAGTCATCCTTAGCTTGTCTTGACCGGTTTGATTGTTCCGGCGGAGTACAAAATGCCAATCTCCCCACTTCGGTTTCTTGTTTGCCATCATGCATGTATACAAAGCAATCATCATTCAAGTTCTTCATCCTCGTCaacgatgagtccttgaaaagtaCTCAATAAGAGTTCATCTTCAACGGAAGATGGCTTACGATGTGAGCACACACAATCTCAACACGGATTCTTTGGGACATCATAAAAATGGGTGAAGAAATTTGTCGAATATCTTGGGGATGAAATTGAGCTGAGACGCATCAGAGCGCGGGGGTGGTTAATGGGTGGCTCGACCCGGCGACCAAGGAGCATCCTGGCGGAGGATGCCGACGCAGGGAGGCGGCTGGACGACGGGCGCCTCATCGGAGCAACGCCTGTCTTGTTCGAGGGGTGGCAACGGGGTCCATGAAAATATCTCTCGGCATCCTGTGCTCATGGGTCTCCTTACCCCCTGTGCCCACGAGTCAAGTGGAAAACTTACTAGGCACCCCGTGCACATGGGGCTTTTGACCCTCGTGCACACGGGGTCTAGGATTTTCTACTCGGCTAACGTTGTGCACATGGGGTCTAGGATTTTCTACTCGGCTAACGTTGTGCACATGAGGCCAGGGGGCAACAATCGCTTTGAGGGGTCGGGGTATAAAAGCTCATCCTTCCACCTCCAACCAAAAAAACCTAGTGCCTTGAGCTGCTCCACCATTCCAAACCCTCAATAGCTTAAATACTCTCAACCCCTCCGCTCAAACTCAACCATATTTTGAGGACTGAAAGAGGAAGGTCCAGTCTACATTTTTGCAGTATCAATTCATGATCCATACTCGATTTCATCACCAAAcacttgttactcttggagtttGTGGCTCAAGGGGTAGGAGTTAAGGCCCGGAAGCTTTCTTGTTTATGGTGTGCTCCGGGACgtaagaccaaccccgagtgatttgAGACTCATTTGGTGGGGGTAACTCAAAGGAAAAAAAAGATGATCCACTTGATGGTGTTCCGGAGGTTTGGCAGCACCTCTACACTCCCCCAAGAGTGTGAACTCCGAGATACATCCGCGTTTGACTCACTTGTGGTTTTCCGTTCCGTCCCTTTATTTGCTTTGtttgcttgttggcttgctaattaatTTGTTGCTTTGCTTATCATATAGGTTGTTCTCGACGTAGATTGCATAGAGAACGTGCTTTATCCTCTTTGCCCCTAAAATTTAGAAATTAAACCAAAAAAAAATCAGTCTCATATTCACCCCCACTCCACCCCCTCTAGTTTAACTCTCGATCCTTTCCAACCACGAGATGAAACACTAACTTGCCCCAAAAAGTTGTTACAAACAATGATTAAAGCGCAAATCCAGGTTTGGAAAAACTGATAGATGATGATTGGAACGAGACTCCGCATGTTTGAACCGCTAACGCCATCCGTGAACCATGTGACGTTCGAGCAAATCAGATGATTGAAATAACCATGAAACGAGTAATAGAAACACGGCATACATGAACTATACGTGATGTCCAACTCCAAGCAAACAAACTTACCAAACGAAAAGTTGATCAACTAACTTAAAAAGAAGTCATGACAAACGATGATCAAAACCAGACTCCACGTTTTTGAACCACAGAAGGCTTGGTTTCCACTTGGGTTAGTGGATAGGACACGCTGCTTTTAGCTACtcggggaaggaagaaaagggagggGAATTCATCTCATCATCTCTTGTTTCCTACTGTGTAGACACTTATAGATTCGGTTACATGTCAATGCTGGCACAAGAATATTTTAGGGCTGCACTGGAAGCAAGGCAGTACTACATAAATTGCTGTAAACAAACGCAAGTGATCCGGGTATGAGTTTCGCTTGCTTGAAGAGCAAAACAGCACAGGCATCTTTGTTTCTTTCTTTAATGGAGGATTTGAACGTACAAATAGCTGCAAAAGCAAGAAATGTCTCCTTCGACCCGGTGTTCTTCTGTCAAAACAAAAAGAGGGAGAGCGATGGTGCAAGTTAAGCACCTTGACCGCTCAAGGCTCAACTCCCTTCACATCGCAGCTTTGATTCCAGGACAGAGATGACATCAACGTCTCGTCCTTTCGAGCCAACTGATGCCATGAGATCCTCAGTAGACAGGGTCAGCCGCCGCCTTCTTTGCTCCCCCCTGACACGGATGTTGGCGCGAAAGGATCGTATATCGGATTTGGGCCACCTTGCCTGTTTGCAGCTGGAAATGGATTCTGCTGTGGTGGCAAGAAATGAAACGGCATTCTGTTTGATGGATTTGCTGGAGGAAATGGTCGAAACCCGTTAGGTGATTCATGAGCAGGTGGATTCCCAGGGAAGGTCCCGTGGAAGTGTGGAGGTGGAGCATGCATCCGAGCCTGACCCATATGGCTTCCATCTGGAGGCCTTTGGAAACCTTGAACTGGGGAAATGGGGCTATGGTTGGCAGGACGGAACTGCGGTGCTTGAGGTAAACCAAACGGAGAGTTAGCCTGAGCTCCCATTTGTCCCGCTGAAGCTGGATGGTCCGCCGAAGGTGGCACGTGAGGCCTAAAGGTAAAATCGCCTGTGGCTGGACGTGGAGGTCTGAAAGCAGCTATAGATGTCTGATTGTAGCCCGTGTTTGCTGAACTTGAGAAAGACAATCCGTGCATACCAGCAGGCGGGCGCGATGAAGGTGCCACTTGTGCATTGCCAGGTGTTGGTCCAGCTTGAGGGAAAGGTGAAAGTGTGCCTCTCATTTGAGGAGGTGTTGACATGGGAGGACGCATTTGCATCGATGGCGGGTAAGTTTGCTGCGGTGGCGCCCCAACAGGAGATGATAGTACTTGCACCGACATAGGACCATGAGATGAAACTGGAGGAAAAGACTGGGGGCCACCAGGAGGCCTGGAATGTAATGTTGCTGAAGGAGTGAAGTTTGCTCTTGGTGGATTCTGAGTTCCATAGCTGGTGGACATATTTGACTGAGAAGGCGCCGATGGAACTGGCGAGACAGAAATAGGAGGTCTCATTGGCATAAAACTTGGTGCACCTTGTGAAGGTCTCTGGGATTGTGCCATAGCAGGGGAGAAAGTTGGCCATCCTCCAGACGCATGGGGTGTTTGAAGGGGTCTAACAGGCAGTGGCGCTGCGGAAGATGTCAATGGTTGTGGGTTGTAAGCATTTCCAGGTGGTTGGCCAAAAGGTGGTCCAATGGAGGGGTTGACTTGGAACTGCTGTGAAGGTTGTTGATTGTTCGGCATTGATGGCTGAAATCCAGGAAAAAGTGGTGTGTTTCTTGGCATAAAATTCATGTGAGGAGGTTGTCCTGTATATGGTGGCATGCTGAAAGAACCAACAGGAGGTTGCAGCTGCAAAGAATTGTTGGGTAATGAGCTCGGTGTAGGCCCTGAGGAAGGAATTGATGGAGCACTGGTTTGAGAAATGGAAAGCCAATGAGCACTATGTGATTGGTACTGAAATAAGCCAGGCTGAGAAGTGGTGCTCTGCCCCTGTTGCATATCAGCTGGGTTTACACCACTAGAGGTAACTGCCGAAGAAACAATAGCTGTTTCTGGAGTATCTGTTGAATTTACCTGACAATGTTAAAATGATTTGGTGGTCAATTGACAGCATATTACAACTACAAATATAAGACCAAGCTTCTGAACTTACTGAGACAGGAGTAAGAAGCATCTCAATCAACGCAACTGCAGCATCAACTTTGTCATAAGAGTCAGCTGACACATGTATGTATATGTCCCCATAAGCAGCTTGCGCTTCATGTATATCTGGCTGGCGAACCTCAGCCTGAGCATGAATAACAAATTTAGGTGTTCAGTTGACGTAGTTGTGCTGAAATCGCTATCAGGATTACTTGCTAATAAAAGAGTAAATAATCAAGGAAAAGATGTGTTTAGCACTTGAGCATCATAGTTATCACAGTCCCTAAAAGTAAAGCTTAAACAGAAAGTGTGTCTAAAGGTCTGCCGTGGAAATGATCCTAATTAACATTTTCGATTAGGCGATACAACAAAGATCAAGAGCAAAAGATTAACAAAGGTCCAGCATTTTTGTTTTGTTTCAACTCAATACAGTTTACTAAATCTATGCTCGAGGGATTGCATGTCCAACTGAATACTTTGCATCAAAGATGTATACGAAACAGCACCAAATACAAAGCTATACCAGAGCACAAACAACACATTTAAGAAGTTTGAAACAAGTCATAATAGTTTGTCCATCAATGTACAGTACGAGGGTATGACATACTGCTCTCACTTACATGGAGAACAAAAATGTTATTATAAGTTAAAGGAATCAAGAAAACAAGTTTACCTTTTCACCACTGCCTTTCTTAGTCCCGTAAACTCGTATTTTAGCTCCAGTTTCCTGGCATATGATAAATGATGTAACGATACATTCTAAGAAACAATAGTATTCTCATTAATGTTTCAACCAATTAAAATGTAGGTTTCCAAGAATGACTCATTAATACCTCCTGCAGTCGCTTCTGGGTATTTCTCTCAGGTCCTATAAGAATTCCAATGATGTTTTGTCCTGGATGTGCTTCTGTCTACAATAGCCAACAGCAAAAGGTAAATGCAACACATTTATATAGAGAGAAAGCAAACCAAATTTGTTATCTACCCAGATTTAGATTTTATTTAAAAAGGTATTCGTTAACCGTGATACATTATACTAGCAGATGGCACTAAAAAGCTGACATGAGAACCTTCAGATATGAATAGAAGATGGACACCACTACAAACAAGTGAAACAGCTACTAGTACAAGTGCAAACTGAAACTGATCAATAAGCATTAAACAGCAGTGCATTTACATACAGGCAGAGGGATTTTTGTCTCCTTAAGTAATGGCTTGTAGTCATCAGGAGCCTTGTATGCTGGATTTAGTTGGAGTATTTCTCCTACAATGAATACACAGTCAAGTTAATAACACACTTCTTTAAGACATAATACAACAAAGCATGACTAACAGTCTACTACAGAGGCATTCAGTCCCTGCATAATTAATATGCTTAAGCAATATTGAACATGGTATGCCCCCTTGAGGAAGCAACCTTCCATCAGAGACAGGATGCACTGACACAGCAGTAGTTCTTTATTCAGAAAAATATGAAGTGAAAGACAGAGTAAGAGAACAACTTCTCTTACCAATAATTTCCCGTTTTTCAAGTTCCAAGAGTTTAATCTTCCCCTGCCACGAAACAAAAATGAAAGAAGTTATCAAACGAGAGCATATAATTGTTTCGACATAACCATAAGCACCAACCAACATGCCTCCAAAAGCATATCAAATAGAGCATAATTTGATTGTACAACTCATTTCCTCTACAAAGCATGCACTTGGGGTTACCAGTTACGAAAATACATACTAAACTAGATCCAAACGTTGTGAACAATAGAAAGGGTGCGAAAGCACGGTGGTCACTCAACGAATACCTCATTCTCTTTTGGATTGTCAGCACCATCAGAACTTGAACCCTTCACCGTAATCAATGAGCCTTCGTTTCCTCCTATCACTAGAGCTCCAGATGTCAGCTCCTTTGTAATCTGCTCCACTCTAGTCTGCTCATGCACTATAATGAATTAATGACACCTGGCAATTGAAGCTTCCTACATGAAAGAATCACAAGAAAATGCTCTATTCTGTCTGGCCAGAGGAAGAGGAACTACCGTAATCATACTTGGGCCTTGCTTGGACAGAAATGTGGAATTACAAGCAACTCAGTAAGATGTATTACAACTTTACAAGACTTTCTAGTCATACAAAATGACACAAGGTGTCAAGCTGGTTCTATGGTTGCTAAAGTAACTAAATAAACGTATCCACATCGTTGAACATATCTAAATGCAAATCACATACTGGTTCGCAGGCTATGAAGAAAAACAGGTGTTTTAAGAATACATGATTGCAAGGGGTAGATCCTTATGACTGAATGCGATCTGGAACTATTGACAACACGTCTTAGCATGCCCAAGAAGAAGAATGCACATGCAGGGTTCTACTGTTAATGATTGAATGTAGAAATGCAACTATGAGCATGACAGCTGCCTGAGTTTGCTAAAGATACACAAAAACATAGTTGCACAAACTCTTGCATGCTTAACAGTAAAGAAGTGTTCCAGTTGTCTGCATTGCAATATCAGAGGATTATACTGATGCAAAGTCCTGTTTCCCATAGTTAAAAATTCAATGTTATCCTTTCCGCATTGCTAATAGCATAGATATAATTTAGCAAATGTCATACAAACAAAAAGGTACTCTGAGAATGTGCTATACGTCCCACTAAGTACATACATGGACGGAGAGCACTAGATAATACTTGAGCTCAAAACGGTTACTGTACCTGGTAAGCAAGAGCTTTGGCTTTCCTGACGGCAGGATCGGAGGTAAGATCAGGCCCCCACTTTGTGTTTCTTTTGAGAGGTTTAGGGTTCTCTTCCTTGGGGACAGTTGGTGCTTCAACCTTGCGGATAATCATTGAGCCTGGTATCTTGTTTTTTGGTATGACGAATCCAGCTTTTGCCCCGAACATTGACAGCTTGGGAGGTAAAGATGGTGACATGACAGGCTTTGGTTGTCGGGCAGGAGAAGATTGTTCAAGTTTTGCGGCCATCTGGAATCGATCAATAAAGGAGAATTGAATCCTTGAGGCTAAACCTATTAAGATCGAAAGCGGGAAGCAGGGAAGTAGAGAGAGACGCAACAGCCGGAATGACTCACCGTTTCTCCCTGCGCCGAGCCGGGGCGCCGCCGTCGGTGTCCGAGCAGAACCTAGGTATGCGAGGCGAGGGAGCTCGGCGGAGGTCGGGGACGCGGCGGAGGCAAGGGAAGCGCCGCGGAGGGCGGGAGCGCTACGGTGGGCGGAACGGGGCGCAGGGTGGACGGAGAGGGACGCGACCTCGGCCGGCCGCCGGTGCGGCGCGTGAACTGAGCGCAGCTCGCCTGCTCGGGCACGGTCGGCAGGTTGGGTGAGTTCTGTTTTCTCCCCTGAAGTGCTTCAATATGATGAAATGCCACAGGGTTAGAGTACCTCCAAACAAATATGTATaatctccaacagatgatgtataaGAGCACCTCTAATTGATCTCTTAAAATTCAGAGAGGTCCGAGTACCATTTATAGGATTATATTTGCGCGTCTAAAAAATGATTGTTCTTGACCAACCGCCAATACTTAGctgcgcaaaaaaaaaaaaatgaaTGGCACTTGTGAGACTATTTTAGAATTTTTGTTACATATGCCAGATCAGGATTTATCTATTATGGAGTTCCAGAATATTAGAGATGATTGTCATTATATCCTAGTATTTCTAGTGGAAAAGGTGCAAACTAGTGCATAAGAAGAGCATTCAAGATGCCAAACAAGTTTCAATGAGCATTCAAGATGTCAAACAAGTTTCAATGGGGATACAAGCTCTTACGACTAATTATGTTGTTgcttcatctccaaaggctactatAATGGGGAGGGGGTAGCTAACTTTATTGCAGGAGGTTTCTGGAAGATAGATCATTGTATGGACATTCTAACAACAAAAGTTTGGGCTCCTGGATTTGGCCTATCCCTAGCGCAACGGACGGGATGCAATCGTCTCGTTATAAATTCTAATAATCTAGAGGTCATTGAAACCATGAATAATGGCGGACGGTCGGTGAGAGGAGCGGCTGCAGTTTTTATGATTGCTAATTTCTTAGCTTGTGATTTTGCTATTTCTAGGTTCAaacattgtaatagagaagcaAATAAAGTTGCGAACGAGCATGCTATATTAACTAGTTTTTCTTATAGTGTTGATTGGTTTAAGGAGCCTATGAATTAAATTGTACCTTTTCTCATGAACGATGTATCTATTATTTCAGTTGATTAAAGTTCATATGTTTTAAAAAGACATAGGTTTGGTTCAAACTACTACATAAAGTTGCTAAAACGAAATTTGATGGGAATTCAAAATATTTTATATAAAAATTCAGATAACTTAACCAAAATTTTGACTACAACTCACTAAAACTACTCGCTATCTGACTCGATCTCGAGTCACCGTCGTTGTCGCCGTCAGAGTCGTTAGAGAGATCAATGAtctccatccccccccccccaccgcctaCTCCCCGTACAACTGGCGCTCTACCTCAGCGCGCGTCGGGTAGCGGTGGCGGAGCTCTGCCATGTAGTCCTCATCGGCTTGCTCCCCCGCGAGGCACTCGCGCTTCCAATGGCGGTGGGCCATGGGGGAAGTTGCGATGGGCAACGACGCCATAGAGATGCACCGACTTGATGTCGTATGTGTGCATCGCCTACGACGCGGAGTGGAAGGAGCCAAACCAGTAGCGCTTGCCGATGTCGTGGTCGTATATCTCCGCCACCCACATCCCACACCGGCGCTGCCCCATGCCGGTGCAATTTGGCTCCGACAATGACGGAGGCGGCAGGTCGGGGATGTGGGATATGTCGTCGTGGGAGGAGGGTGCGCCGGCACGACGACGTTCATGGCAGCATGGATCCACGGGTCGAGCGCTAAGGATGGACGACGGGGAGCGGTGGTTGGGTTAGCGCCGGCGGAGTGGATGTGGGTGAGGTTGGGGATGCGCTGAAATGGATTGGGCAGCAGCGGCGGTGGTAGTTGAGGCGAAGTCGAGTGGGAATGTTTTACTCCGCGGCCGGAGGTCGAGTATATTTAAGCATCGGTGCCCGCTCAGAGTAAATTTTATCCTCCACTAACGGTTTTAGGTCTTCGACTAATTTTGGTTTAGAGGAGGAAAACCAGTTTTTATTTTCTCCTCTAAAGGATTATGGGGGtcagttggagatgctctaatagagCACCAAAAACGGTGGTTGTAGGGCACTAGAAATTTTTATACCGTagtgatgactcacaagtataagggatcacaaAAAATTTCAAGGAAAGTATTTCAAtcgaaatttattgattcgacacaaggggagtcaaagaatatttataaactttagtagttgagttgtcaattcaaccgcacctagaTAGATAACTTGCTTGCATAATttattagtagcaaagtaatatgatggcAGCGACAACACAGTAGTAACAATAATAGTATTGTAGAAAAGTAACAGTTCACAACAGTAGTGATTTTCGAGAGAGCAACAATAGTAACAAGCATATGCATGGAAGGGGTTTTTtcggatgagattcatcatgtaccAGTCATAACATAGAGCAACAacctagctccaattcatcaatcatatatatgtaggcatgtatttcttaTGTAGTTGTCCGCGCTTGCGATAAGAACTTATacaacatcttttgtcctaacccCCGTTGCAGTGGGATCCTAATGAAAAATAAGGGTAATTAAAGCgctccttttaatatagaactggaccaaagcattaacaatcAATGAATACATGTAATCCTCAAGGTAAAGCCATCCTTGTTGATATCACAATTATTGTCATTTTGGGGTCTAGAGTTCAAAACAA
This genomic window contains:
- the LOC123156476 gene encoding extensin encodes the protein MAAKLEQSSPARQPKPVMSPSLPPKLSMFGAKAGFVIPKNKIPGSMIIRKVEAPTVPKEENPKPLKRNTKWGPDLTSDPAVRKAKALAYQTRVEQITKELTSGALVIGGNEGSLITVKGSSSDGADNPKENEGKIKLLELEKREIIGEILQLNPAYKAPDDYKPLLKETKIPLPTEAHPGQNIIGILIGPERNTQKRLQEETGAKIRVYGTKKGSGEKAEVRQPDIHEAQAAYGDIYIHVSADSYDKVDAAVALIEMLLTPVSVNSTDTPETAIVSSAVTSSGVNPADMQQGQSTTSQPGLFQYQSHSAHWLSISQTSAPSIPSSGPTPSSLPNNSLQLQPPVGSFSMPPYTGQPPHMNFMPRNTPLFPGFQPSMPNNQQPSQQFQVNPSIGPPFGQPPGNAYNPQPLTSSAAPLPVRPLQTPHASGGWPTFSPAMAQSQRPSQGAPSFMPMRPPISVSPVPSAPSQSNMSTSYGTQNPPRANFTPSATLHSRPPGGPQSFPPVSSHGPMSVQVLSSPVGAPPQQTYPPSMQMRPPMSTPPQMRGTLSPFPQAGPTPGNAQVAPSSRPPAGMHGLSFSSSANTGYNQTSIAAFRPPRPATGDFTFRPHVPPSADHPASAGQMGAQANSPFGLPQAPQFRPANHSPISPVQGFQRPPDGSHMGQARMHAPPPHFHGTFPGNPPAHESPNGFRPFPPANPSNRMPFHFLPPQQNPFPAANRQGGPNPIYDPFAPTSVSGGSKEGGG